ctTTGGCAGGTACAGAACCACTTCTCTTGGCATCTATGGCCTATGACCGTTACTTGGCCATTTGTTTTCCTCTTCACTATCCTATATGTATGACCAAAAGTGCTTGTGTGCTTATGACTACAGGATCTTGGATAATGGGGTCTATTAACTCCTGTGCCCGTACTGCATATGCACTCCACATACCCTATTGCCAATCCAGAGCCAtcaatcatttcttctgtgatgtcccagccaagttggcTCTGGCTTGCATGGACACCTGGGACTATGAGTACACGGTATTTGTGAGCACCACCTTGTTCCTCATGTTTCCTTTCACTGGCATTACTTATTCCTATGTCCAAATTCTCCTTGCTGTCTACCGCATGCCCTcaacagaaggaaggaagaaggcctATTCAGCTTGCAGTACCCACCTCACTGTGGTGACTTTGTACTGTGCACCTTTTGCTTACAACTATCTATGCCCAAGATCACTCCGATCTCCAGCAGAAGACAAGATTCTTGCTGTTTTCTACACCACCATCACGCCTATGATCAATCCAGTCATCTACAGCCTTAGGAACAAGGAGGTGATGGGGGCCCTGAGAAGAGTTCTTCAGAGAATATTCTTTGTGAAAGCGTagacaaaaccttttttttttttttttgaaagtataaACAAAAGCTCTTGCATCAGTGTCCAAGCTTCAGGTGCAAATCTTTTCAGGACTGCACAGTCATTATGAAAATATTATTCAAGACATGAAGACAAGGACTAAatttaaaggattaaaaaagtgacattttatcaaaaaaaaaaaaagtatatcttcAGCCcactgtttttacattttttttggtGATGATTTTTCCATCaatgtaaataaatacattttccaaTAACTTCTGAATGGTAAggttttattaaaatgtagaaaagGGAAATGGAAACTGCCTAACTTGAATTTACTATTCAGCATACAGTTCTactatatttaatttatttttcaacacAAATAACTTAGGGCAACAGAactataaatattttagaatggAAGCAATTTGAAAGCGAATGAATCTTAGGTTTATTtctattaatttttacttttagtgGCTATGAAACTATTCTTATATTCCTAATATTTAGAACTGGCAGATACAGGGAATAGGCAGAGGTTTGCGCATGTTTAGAAGCCCTTATACCACTATGGAAatcgtggtggcatagtggttaagacctacagctgctaaccaaaatattggcagttcaaatctaccttgcgctccttggaaatcctatggggcagttctgctccatcctatagggtcgctatgagtcagaactgactcgatatcaatgtttatttatttatttattataccactatgctttttttttatggaaaatagATGGCAAGTTTGTCTTCATTGAGATTTATCTGAGTAAATCCTAAGGAAGTGATTTATTAACAGGTCTACGTCAAGGTCAATAATGAGGGCTGGACAGTTCCCAACTGAGCTCTAGAAGAATGAGAGCCTACTTtataagaagatttttttttttttaatcagggccACTCCTGCAGTAAGCTTTCGACACATAGTCAATGACTTGTTTTTGTTAGAAATTCcaaaagttaaaatattttcaaaaccttttaaaatatacaaaatagtTTATATAGAACCAATATTATTCCTCGGTTGAAACCTAGTGTTAATTCAGTTACTAGAGATCATGAGTAATCtaagaacatttaaaatattatgaaataaaaattatgttgtttcatattttaaaaatattattctccTAAAGTGAGTAATGTTATCTTTTTATAGCCTATTTCAATAATAAAAGATTGTTTAATAATTTAACAGGCCTTTCCAAGAGAGTGGATACAATTTGAAGGTACATAATacttaaataaaaagaatacttCCAAACTTTGTGATATTTGAAGAAATTCTGCTTACATAGTTTATTAAATTTATCACattctattttaatttattaaatttgttGGCCATTATAATCAAAACTGTCAAGCAAATTGATATATGCAGACATATCATTATTTTGAAATTActgaaaaacaatatataaaatagaTGACGCCATAAAACATTAGTGAAACAATAATATTGAAAGGATCTAGCTAAATGCATGTGCTCCTTTGCCACTGAATTGACCTTTAATACACCTGGAAAGCATCCAGAAAAATTATCAGAACTCCTTCTCTGGGTCCATTCTGTGTCATTAGTGACTTGCTCTATGTTGCCCAAGTCTCACTGGATATTtccaagtgaattaaaaaaaaaaagtataagaatCAATAACCAGCTCAAGAATGCCTGGATCAAGGTTTTTGGTGAGTCTCCACTaagttatttaaaatagtaaCTGCAGGCATGAGAGACGAATATgtacttttgttttaaatatattcaagGATGTTACCCAGAAAAATGCCTTAGTTCATATGACGATTTGTAAGATTACTTTCAGCTGACCAAGCCAGAGGTTTGTGAAAGTTAGAAGATAAAAAGAAGGTAATGTtgctaattttaattttatgttcatTGAAGAAGGACTCTTCTACAAGTGATAAAAAGAACTATAGTTAGAATTATGTActgctaattattttttttttatttataaagtatTAGAATAAGCAATTGAAAAAGTCACTATCTCATTGATCATGGAACTtcacaaagaaaactttatttgacTGAATTGGGTCATTCAGATATAGGCTCAGAGAATTAAACTCACTAACTCATGTTAAATTTCTACGAAGTGGTAGAGTCAGCATTAGATTTAGTTGTGACCTACACTTTCTGTCATTTACTTGTACAATAAAGCTGTATAAATCCACCCCCATTCCAAACCAAAATTTGAAGGCTATATTGTCATAATTGGTTGCCACTTATCTCTCAAAATATCTGCTTACCTATTTCTTGATTAATCTATGATTACTGCTGATGATTGACCATTGCGGAATTTCATAATGGTGTATGatttagaaacacacacacaaacactctgTATTCTCTTTATATGATTTATACTCTATATACCCTTTAATCCCTAATAATTATATGGTTCTTAagctctgtcagtttgtggtactgtgggggcttgcttgttgctgtgctgctgaaagctatgccaccagtattcaaatactagcaggtatATGGACAGGTTTccgctgagctttcagactaacacACActaagaagggcctggagatctaattcttaaaagaattatccagtgaaaatcttatgaagagcagcagaatattgtctgatatagtgcctgaagatgagcacctcaggttggaaggtactcaaaagacaactggggaagagctaactcctcaaaatagagtagaccttaatgacgtgaatggagtcaagcttttgggaccttcatttgctgatatggtatgactcaaaatgagaagaaacatccattaatagtcggaATGCagaatgtacaaattatgaatctaggaaaattggaaatcatcaaaaaacaaaacaggaagcataaatatcgatatcctaggcattagtgagctgaaaaggactggtattcaCCATTTTGAATAGGCCAaccatattgtctactatgctgggaatgacaacttgaagaagaatgatgttgcattcattgtcaaaagagtatttcaggatctatcctgaagtacagagctgtcagtgataggataatatccatacatctacaaggaagaccagttaatacgacctattcaaatttacccaccaaacactatggccaaagatgaagaaattgaagatatttaccaacttctgcagtctgaaattgatgcaaCAGGCAAtcaggatgaattgataattactggtgattggaacacaaaagttagaaacaaagaagaagggttggtagttggaaaatatggccttggtgatagaaatgatgctggagatcacatgatagacttttgcaagaccaatggtttcttcatttcaaataacttttttcaacaacataaatggcaactataagtGTGGGTCTagtcagatggaatacagaggaattaaattgactatatgtgtggaaagagatgacagaagaactcaatatcatcagttagaacaaggccaggggccggctgtggaacagctaattgctcatatgctagttcaagttgaagctgaaggaaattagaacaagtctacgagagccaaagtatgaccttgagtatattccatctgaatttagaaaccatctcaagaatagatctgacatgttgaacactaatgaccaaagaccagacaagtaggggaatgacatcaaggaccgcgtacataaagaaatcaagaggtcattaaaaggactggaaaaaagaaaagatcaaaatgaatgtcagaagagactctgaaactttctcttgaaggtTGAATAGCTAAACCgagcagaagaaatgaagtaaaagagtggaacacaagatttcaaagggtggctagagaaaacaaagtaaaggatCGTAAAGACACGTGCAAAGatacagagttagaaaaccaacaagaaagaatgcactcggcatttctcaaactgaaaaaactgaagaaaaaattcaagcctcaagttgcaatattgaaggattctacggggaaaatattgaaccattcagaaagcatcaaaagaagatggaaggaatacactgagtcactataccaaaaagaactggttgacattcaaccatttcaggaaataatgtatgatcaggaactgatgctattgaaggaagaatttcaagcagcactgaagtcattggtgaaacacaaggctgcaagaactgatggaatattaactgagatatttcaataagCAAATGTAGTGCTAAAAGTGCTTagtcatctgtgccaagaaatctgaaagacaggtacctggccaacctaatggaagagatccatatttatgcctattccaaagaaaagtgatccaactgaatggagaaattatcaaataatatcatcaatatcacaggcaagtaaagttttgctgaagatcattcaaaagtggctgcagcagtacatcaactaggaaattccagaaattaaagcctgattcagaggaggacacagaacaagggatatcaatgctgatgtcagatggatcctggc
The window above is part of the Elephas maximus indicus isolate mEleMax1 chromosome 2, mEleMax1 primary haplotype, whole genome shotgun sequence genome. Proteins encoded here:
- the LOC126068034 gene encoding olfactory receptor 2L5-like, giving the protein MENYNQTSTDFTLLALFPPSRMGLFLFILIILTFLMALIGNLSMILLIFLDTHLHTPMYFLLSQLSLMDLNYISTFVPKMASNFLFGNKSISFIGCGVQSFFFLTLAGTEPLLLASMAYDRYLAICFPLHYPICMTKSACVLMTTGSWIMGSINSCARTAYALHIPYCQSRAINHFFCDVPAKLALACMDTWDYEYTVFVSTTLFLMFPFTGITYSYVQILLAVYRMPSTEGRKKAYSACSTHLTVVTLYCAPFAYNYLCPRSLRSPAEDKILAVFYTTITPMINPVIYSLRNKEVMGALRRVLQRIFFVKA